The Ornithorhynchus anatinus isolate Pmale09 chromosome 1, mOrnAna1.pri.v4, whole genome shotgun sequence genome includes a window with the following:
- the MARVELD2 gene encoding MARVEL domain-containing protein 2: MSSDGVLAERRGRPRGREYDAVPVDSPPPDRTIRTLQSLQGSELAVSSDPLPPPPLPLQPPFGPELFAGETEEPAVAPDIKPVRRFIPDSWKNFFRGKRSDPGWDRPGSDIKYISDGVECSPPASPTRPDRRSPPGSYRDPYGGSGGTYGSRKEGEAMLPREPYGSLGRHTQTARTYSEKVEEYNLRYSYMKSWAGLLRILGVVELLLGAGVFACVTAYIHKDNEWYNMFGYSQPYGMGTGSMGSMHGGYYYSGPKTPFVLVVAGLAWITTIILLVLGMSMYYRTILLDSSWWPLTEFGINVALFILYMTAAIVYVNDTNRGGLCYYPLFNTPMNASFCRVEGGQTAAMIFLFVTMIVYLIGAIICLKLWRHEAARRQREYLDQQEMNTPSFQPKRTVHDMSTGDDRRRDQEVYFRELKAVDLKPELLSGHIPSGHIPKPIIMPDYVAKYPVIQTDDERERYKAVFKDQFSEYKELSAEVQAVLRKFDELDAMMSKLPHHPENREEHERIAKILQEFKKKKNDPTFLEKKERCDYLKNKLSHIKQRIQDYDKIMNWNVQGFS, translated from the exons ATGTCGTCCGATGGCGTTTTGGCTGAGAGGAGAGGCAGGCCCCGAGGCCGGGAATACGACGCAGTACCCGTGGACTCCCCTCCACCAGACCGGACGATAAGAACGCTTCAGAGCCTCCAAGGCAGCGAGCTGGCCGTGAGTTCGGATCCTctgccgccccctcctctccctctacaaccgccctttggccccgaactcttcgcCGGCGAGACCGAAGAACCAGCCGTGGCTCCGGATATCAAGCCCGTGAGGCGATTCATTCCCGACTCGTGGAAGAACTTCTTCAGGGGGAAGAGAAGCGATCCGGGATGGGATAGGCCGGGCTCCGACATCAAGTACATTTCCGATGGAGTGGAGTGTTCTCCGCCAGCCTCTCCAACGAGACCGGACCGTCGGTCGCCTCCCGGGTCCTATCGGGATCCCTACGGAGGGTCGGGCGGGACCTACGGTTCGCGGAAAGAAGGGGAAGCGATGCTTCCTCGAGAGCCCTACGGCTCTCTCGGACGCCACACGCAAACCGCGAGGACTTACAGCGAGaaggtggaagagtacaatctgaGATACTCCTACATGAAGTCGTGGGCAGGGTTGCTGCGAATCCTGGGAGTGGTGGAGCTGCTCTTGGGGGCGGGCGTCTTCGCCTGCGTCACCGCTTACATTCACAAGGACAACGAGTGGTACAACATGTTTGGCTATTCCCAGCCGTACGGCATGGGGACCGGCAGCATGGGCAGCATGCACGGAGGCTACTACTATAGTGGGCCCAAGACCCCCTTTGTACTTGTGGTTGCCGGTTTGGCGTGGATCACGACCATCATCCTGCTGGTACTGGGCATGTCCATGTATTATCGGACCATTCTTCTCGATTCCAGCTGGTGGCCCCTGACGGAGTTCGGAATCAACGTCGCTCTGTTCATTCTGTATATGACCGCAGCCATCGTTTACGTCAACGATACGAACCGGGGCGGGCTCTGCTATTACCCGTTATTCAACACCCCAATGAATGCGTCATTTTGCCGGGTGGAAGGCGGGCAGACGGCAGCGATGATATTTCTGTTCGTCACGATGATCGTTTATCTCATCGGTGCTATAATCTGCCTGAAACTCTGGAGGCACGAAGCcgccaggaggcagagagaatatcTGGATCAACAAGAG ATGAATACACCATCTTTTCAGCCCAAAAGGACTGTG CATGATATGTCCACTGGTGATGACAGGCGAAGAGACCAGGAAGTTTATTTCAGAGAGTTGAAAGCAGTGGACTTGAAACCTGAACTCCTTAGTGGACACATCCCATCTGGTCATATTCCTAAACCTATAATAATGCCAGATTACGTTGC AAAATACCCTGTGATTCAGACAGATGATGAGCGGGAGCGTTATAAAGCTGTGTTCAAAGATCAATTTTCAGAATATAAAGAGCTCTCTGCTGAAGTTCAGGCCGTCCTAAGAAAATTTGATGAGTTGGATGCCATGATGAGCAAACTGCCCCATCACCCAGAAAATCGAGAG GAACATGAAAGAATTGCAAAAATTCTTCaagaatttaaaaagaaaaagaat GATCCtacatttttggaaaaaaaggagCGTTGTGACTACTTGAAGAATAAACTCTCACACATAAAACAAAGAATTCAGGACTACGATAAGATTATGAATTGGAATGTACAAGGCTTTTCCTAA